One window of the Eschrichtius robustus isolate mEscRob2 chromosome 13, mEscRob2.pri, whole genome shotgun sequence genome contains the following:
- the IKBIP gene encoding inhibitor of nuclear factor kappa-B kinase-interacting protein isoform X2 produces MSEVKSRKRSAPKGAPAEPGKRSEGGKSPEARGGGGGGWADPRTGVSLLSLGTCLGLAWFVFQQSEKFAKVENQYQLLKMETIEFQGLQSKISLISEKCQKSEAIIEHLKSFQIITHLKRLQEEIYEVKTWSNRITEKQDILNNNLTTVSEDVTKVDQSTTSMAKDVGLKITTVKTDIRRISGLVTDVTSLTDSVQELENKIEEVEKNTVKNIGDLLSSSIDRTAMLRKTASDNSQRINSVKKILSELQSDFSKHTDRFLSLESDRAKVLKTVTFANDLKLKVYNLKKDFSRLEPLVNDLTVRIGRLVTDLLQREKEIAFLKEKISNLTIVRAEIKDMKDEIKHISDMD; encoded by the exons ATGTCTGAGGTGAAGAGCCGGAAGAGGTCGGCGCCCAAGGGAGCCCCAGCGGAGCCTGGGAAGCGAAGCGAGGGCGGGAAGAGCCCCGAGGCTCGGGGCGGTGGAGGCGGGGGCTGGGCGGACCCCCGGACCGGCGTGAGCCTTCTGTCGCTGGGGACGTGCCTGGGCCTGGCCTG gtTTGTATTTCAGCAGTCGGAAAAGTTTGCAAAGGTGGAAAACCAATACCAGTTACTGAAAATGGAAACCATCGAATTCCAAGGGCTTCAAAGTAAAATCAGTTTAATTTCAGAAAAG TGTCAGAAGTCTGAAGCTATCATAGAACACTTGAAGTCTTTTCAAATAATTACTCATCTAAAGCGTCTACAGGAGGAGATTTATGAGGTGAAAACTTGGTCCAACAGGATAACTGAAAAGCAGGATATATTGAACAACAATTTGACCACTGTTTCTGAAGATGTTACAAAAGTAGACCAAAGTACAACTTCCATGGCAAAAGATGTCGGTCTCAAGATTACAACTGTAAAAACAGATATACGACGTATTTCAGGTTTAGTAACTGATGTAACATCATTGACAGATTCTGTTcaagaactagaaaataaaatagaagaagtagaaaaaaatacagtaaaaaacaTAGGTGATCTTCTTTCAAGTAGCATTGACCGAACAGCAATGCTCCGAAAGACAGCATCTGACAATTCACAAAGAATTAACTCTGTTAAGAAGATACTTTCTGAGCTACAGAGTGATTTCAGCAAGCACACAGATAGATTTTTAAGCTTAGAAAGTGACAGAGCTAAAGTTCTGAAGACAGTGACTTTTGCAAATGATCTAAAACTAAAGGTGTATAATCTAAAGAAGGACTTTTCCCGCTTGGAACCCTTGGTAAATGATTTAACAGTACGCATTGGGAGATTGGTTACTGACTTAttacaaagagagaaagaaattgctttcttaaaagagaaaatatctaaTTTAACAATAGTCCGAGCTGAGATTAAGGATatgaaagatgaaataaaacacatttcagATATGGATTAG
- the IKBIP gene encoding inhibitor of nuclear factor kappa-B kinase-interacting protein isoform X1: MSEVKSRKRSAPKGAPAEPGKRSEGGKSPEARGGGGGGWADPRTGVSLLSLGTCLGLAWFVFQQSEKFAKVENQYQLLKMETIEFQGLQSKISLISEKLATTESILQEATSSMSLVTQFEQEVSSLQSIMHDIQNSEEMLTQKMQSLNEKFQNITDFWKRSLEEMNVNTDIFKSESKHIHSQVTVQINSAEQEIKLLTERLKDLEDSTLRNIRTIKRQEQEDLLRVEEQLGSDTKALEKLEEGQHALFARDEDLTNKLSSYEPKAEECKTHLPTIESAIRSVLRVSQDLIETEKKMEDLTLQMFNMEDDMLKAVSEIMEMQKTLEGIQYDNSILKMQNELDVLKGKVHDFIVYSSTREKGTPEEYNLENKGIDSDF; encoded by the exons ATGTCTGAGGTGAAGAGCCGGAAGAGGTCGGCGCCCAAGGGAGCCCCAGCGGAGCCTGGGAAGCGAAGCGAGGGCGGGAAGAGCCCCGAGGCTCGGGGCGGTGGAGGCGGGGGCTGGGCGGACCCCCGGACCGGCGTGAGCCTTCTGTCGCTGGGGACGTGCCTGGGCCTGGCCTG gtTTGTATTTCAGCAGTCGGAAAAGTTTGCAAAGGTGGAAAACCAATACCAGTTACTGAAAATGGAAACCATCGAATTCCAAGGGCTTCAAAGTAAAATCAGTTTAATTTCAGAAAAG CTTGCAACTACTGAAAGTATCCTGCAGGAAGCTACATCATCCATGTCTTTGGTGACCCAGTTTGAGCAGGAAGTATCCAGCCTCCAAAGTATCATGCATGACATTCAGAATAGTGAAGAGATGCTCACTCAAAAGATGCAAAGCCTTAATGAGAAATTCCAGAACATTACAGATTTCTGGAAGAGaagcctagaagaaatgaatgttAATACAGACATTTTCAAATCAGAATCAAAACATATACATTCTCAAGTGACTGTCCAAATTAACTCAgctgaacaagaaataaaattgctcACTGAAAGGCTAAAAGATTTGGAAGATAGCACACTAAGAAATATTAGAACTATAAAAAGACAAGAACAAGAGGATCTTCTGCGAGTAGAGGAGCAGCTTGGCTCCGACacaaaagcacttgaaaagttaGAAGAGGGACAGCATGCTCTCTTTGCCAGAGATGAAGACCTGACTAATAAACTTTCCAGCTACGAACCCAAAGCTGAAGAATGCAAGACGCATTTGCCAACAATTGAAAGTGCTATTCGCTCTGTTCTCAGAGTCTCTCAGGATCTGatagagacagagaagaaaatggaagacTTGACTCTTCAGATGTTTAATATGGAAGATGATATGCTGAAAGCAGTATCTGAAATAATGGAGATGCAGAAAACCCTTGAAGGAATTCAGTATGATAATAGCATATTAAAGATGCAGAATGAACTGGATGTTCTAAAAGGAAAAGTTCATGATTTTATAGTATATTCAAGTACAAGAGAAAAGGGGACTCCAGAAGAATATAATCTAGAAAATAAAGGAATTGATAGTGATTTTTGA